The sequence TTCCGCGACCAGCAAATCACCCCGCAGCAACAGATCGACTTCAGCCGCCGCTTCGGCGTGTTGCAGATCCATGTGCTCAAGCAATTCCTGTTGGCCAACCACCCGGAAATCCTCATCGTTTCCAACATCGTCGAAAACGGCCAGAACATCGGCCTCGGCGATGCCGGCAAGTTCTGGCACTCCGACCTCTCCTATAAAGAGCTGCCAAGCCTTGGCTCGATGCTCCACGCGCAAGAACTGCCGTCCGAGGGCGGCGACACGCTGTTCGCCGATATGCACAAAGCCTGGGACAACTTGCCCGAAGCGTTGCGCAAAGCGGTCGAAGGCCGCAGTGCCGCGCACTCCTACACGGCGCGTTACAGCGAAACCAAATTCGAAGGCAACTGGCGCCCGACCCTAACCCCGGAGCAATTGGCTCAAGTCGCCGAAGTGGTGCATCCGGTGGTGCGTACGCACCCGGAGAACGGACGCAAGGCGCTGTTCGTCAGCGAAGGTTTCACCACGCGCATCGTCGGCCTGCCGGAAGACGAGAGCCAGCAACTGCTGAGCGAGCTCTATGCCCACAGCGTGCTGCCGCAAAACATCTACCGCCATCAGTGGCAGCCCCACGACCTGGTGTTCTGGGACAACCGCTCGCTGATCCATCTCGCCGCCGGCTGCCCCGCGCACCTGCGCCGCAAGCTGTATCGCACGACCATTCAGGGCGACGCGCCTTTCTGATTCGCCGGAGATTGATCAAAAAATGAACGCTCCCTTGCCAGGCCACGCGGCCAGCAACCCGATCGCCCGCAGCGACGCGTTGCTGGCGGTCGATCATGTCAGCCTCGAATACCGCACGCCGCAACGCGTAGTGCGCGCCACCCACCAAGTCAGTTTTGAAATCGACCCGGCCGATCGCTACGTGCTGCTCGGCCCGTCCGGTTGCGGCAAATCCACCTTGCTCAAAGCGGTCGCCGGGTTCATTCAGCCGTGCGAAGGTGAAATCCGCCTGCAAGGCCAGCGCGTCGACGCACCGGGGCCAGACCGGATTGTGGTGTTTCAGGAATTCGATCAGCTGCCACCGTGGAAAACCGTCAAACAGAACGTGATGTTTCCGCTGCTCGCGTCGCGAACGCTGAAGAAAAAAGCAGCTGAAGAGCGCGCGCTGCACTATCTGGAAAAGGTTGGGCTGGCGGCGTTTGCCGATGCCTACCCGCATACCTTGTCCGGCGGCATGAAGGCGCGCGTGGCGATTGCCCGGGCGTTGGCGATGCAGCCGAAAATCCTCTTGATGGACGAACCGTTCGCCGCGCTCGATGCGCTGACCCGGCGCAAGATGCAGGAAGAGTTGCTGCTGCTTTGGGAAGAGGTGCGCTTCACCCTGTTGTTCGTTACCCACTCGATTGAAGAGGCGTTGGTGGTCGGTAATCGCATCCTGCTGCTGTCGCCGCATCCCGGCCGAGTGCGCGCCGAAGTGCACAGCCATCAATACGACTTGCACAGCTTGGGTGGCGTGGCGTTTCAGGAGTCGGCGCGGCGCATTCATCGTCTGCTGTTCGACGAAGGCCAGTCGCCGGAAACCGAGCGTGACCACGACTTCAACGACATTCGCATCGCCTATTGAGCGGCCAGGAGGATTACCCGATGAGCCATTCATCATCTGTGCGTGAAGAATTCGAAGTTGTGCTGGAGCCGTTGACCGAAGTGCCGGTCGAGCGTGAACTGTCGCTCGGCACGCGGCTGTGGCAACAGGGCTGGCTGCGTAAAGGCCTGATCCTTATTGTGCTGGCGGTGCTGTGGGAAGTGGTCGCGCGGATCCAGAACAATGACCTGATGCTGCCGAGTTTCCTGCAGACCAGCCACGCGCTGTTCGAGGGTCTGCTCAGTGGTGAGTTGTTGGCCAAGGTGTGGATATCGCTGGTGGTGCTGATCAAGGGCTACCTGATCGGCATCGTTCTGGCGTTTGCCCTGACCACGCTGGCGGTGTCGACGCAATTGGGTCGCGATCTGCTGAGTACGATGACCTCGATGTTCAATCCGTTGCCGGCGATTGCCCTGTTGCCGCTGGCGCTGCTGTGGTTTGGTCTGGGGCAGAACAGCCTGATTTTTGTGCTGGTGCATTCGGTGTTGTGGGCGCTGGCGCTGAATACCTATGCCGGGTTTCTCGGGGTTTCGGAAACCCTGCGCATGGCTGGGCGCAATTACGGTTTGAAGGGTTTGCGACTGGTGTTGTTCATCCTGATCCCGGCGGCGCTACCGTCGATTCTGGCCGGTCTGAAGATTGGCTGGGCGTTTGCCTGGCGCACGTTGATTGCGGCGGAACTGGTGTTTGGCGCGACCAGTGGCAAGGGTGGGCTGGGCTGGTACATCTTTCAGAATCGCAATGAGCTGTATACCGACAAGGTGTTTGCCGGGTTGGCGGTGGTGATTCTGATTGGGTTGCTGGTGGAGAATCTGGTGTTCGATACGCTGGAGCGGGTGACCGTCAAGCGTTGGGGGATGCAGCGGTAATTTTTGGCGTGACGGCTGGCTCCTTCGCGAGCAGGCTCGCTCCCACATTTGATCTCCTGTGGGCACAGGTTTTATGAACGACTGAAGTCCATTGTGGGAGCGAGCCTGCTCGCGAAGGCGTCTTTGAAGGCGCCGCCAAAGCTGAAGGATGTTTGCTAGCATTGCGCCCAGATCAATCCTGATCAGCCAAGAGTGCTTAGTATGCAACTCCCGGACATGAACCTTCTGGTCGCCCTCGACGCCTTGCTCGACGAGGGCAGTGTGGTCGGCGCCGCGCGGCGGATGAACCTCAGTCCGGCGGCGATGAGCCGTACCCTGACGCGAATCCGCGAAGCTATCGGCGATCCGATTCTGGTGCGAGCCGGTCGGGGTCTGGTGCCAACGCCCAAAGCCCTGGAATTACGCGAGCAGGTGCGCGATGTGGTCGAGCAGGCCGCGCTGTTGTTCCGCTCCGCCGACACCGTGGAGCTGGGCACGCTGCGTCGGCGCTTCAGCATCCGCGCCAATGATTTTTTCATTGGCGTTTACGGCGGCAAGCTGTTCGACACCCTCGATCAACTGGCGCCGCACTGCGAGTTGCGCTTTGTCCCGGAAGGCGATGGCGATGATGAAGCCCTGCGAGAAGGGCGCATCGATCTGAGCGTCAGCAATACCCGGCCCGTCACCCCTGAAGTTAAAGTACAAAACCTGTTTTCTACACACTTCGTTGGCTTGGTGCGTGAAGACCATCCCTTGCTCGACGGCGAAATCACTGCCGAGCGCTATGCCGGGTTTTCCCACATCAGCATGTCGCGCCGCGGCATCGCTCGCGGCCCGATTGATACCGCGCTGAATGCGCTGGGTCTGGAGCGGCGCGTCGCGGTGATCGCGCCGAGTTTCCATGCGGCGATGTTTGCGTTGCCTGATTCCGACCTGATCCTGCCGGTGCCCAAGGAAGCGCTGCTGAGTGTGCGCCGGCTGGGTTTGAAACTGCGTTCGTTCGACCTGCCAATCCCTTTGCCGACGCTGATGCTGACTCAAGCCTGGCATCCTCGATTCGACAAGGATCCCGCGCACCGCTGGCTGCGCGAAACCCTCAAGGCTTGTTGCGACGAAACCTGGCTGGCGGCCCAGCCTTAATCCCCGAGAAAACACAAAACTCTG comes from Pseudomonas sp. RU47 and encodes:
- a CDS encoding ABC transporter ATP-binding protein, whose protein sequence is MNAPLPGHAASNPIARSDALLAVDHVSLEYRTPQRVVRATHQVSFEIDPADRYVLLGPSGCGKSTLLKAVAGFIQPCEGEIRLQGQRVDAPGPDRIVVFQEFDQLPPWKTVKQNVMFPLLASRTLKKKAAEERALHYLEKVGLAAFADAYPHTLSGGMKARVAIARALAMQPKILLMDEPFAALDALTRRKMQEELLLLWEEVRFTLLFVTHSIEEALVVGNRILLLSPHPGRVRAEVHSHQYDLHSLGGVAFQESARRIHRLLFDEGQSPETERDHDFNDIRIAY
- a CDS encoding TauD/TfdA dioxygenase family protein, producing MSAATASPSAATAAPQSFEIRPFSGAVGAEIIGLDLTRPINDQDFARIHRAHLDHHVVVFRDQQITPQQQIDFSRRFGVLQIHVLKQFLLANHPEILIVSNIVENGQNIGLGDAGKFWHSDLSYKELPSLGSMLHAQELPSEGGDTLFADMHKAWDNLPEALRKAVEGRSAAHSYTARYSETKFEGNWRPTLTPEQLAQVAEVVHPVVRTHPENGRKALFVSEGFTTRIVGLPEDESQQLLSELYAHSVLPQNIYRHQWQPHDLVFWDNRSLIHLAAGCPAHLRRKLYRTTIQGDAPF
- a CDS encoding LysR family transcriptional regulator, with product MQLPDMNLLVALDALLDEGSVVGAARRMNLSPAAMSRTLTRIREAIGDPILVRAGRGLVPTPKALELREQVRDVVEQAALLFRSADTVELGTLRRRFSIRANDFFIGVYGGKLFDTLDQLAPHCELRFVPEGDGDDEALREGRIDLSVSNTRPVTPEVKVQNLFSTHFVGLVREDHPLLDGEITAERYAGFSHISMSRRGIARGPIDTALNALGLERRVAVIAPSFHAAMFALPDSDLILPVPKEALLSVRRLGLKLRSFDLPIPLPTLMLTQAWHPRFDKDPAHRWLRETLKACCDETWLAAQP
- a CDS encoding ABC transporter permease — its product is MSHSSSVREEFEVVLEPLTEVPVERELSLGTRLWQQGWLRKGLILIVLAVLWEVVARIQNNDLMLPSFLQTSHALFEGLLSGELLAKVWISLVVLIKGYLIGIVLAFALTTLAVSTQLGRDLLSTMTSMFNPLPAIALLPLALLWFGLGQNSLIFVLVHSVLWALALNTYAGFLGVSETLRMAGRNYGLKGLRLVLFILIPAALPSILAGLKIGWAFAWRTLIAAELVFGATSGKGGLGWYIFQNRNELYTDKVFAGLAVVILIGLLVENLVFDTLERVTVKRWGMQR